In Cyanobacteria bacterium FACHB-DQ100, one genomic interval encodes:
- a CDS encoding metal-sensitive transcriptional regulator, whose amino-acid sequence MAHAHTQQVLNRLARIKGHVEAISKMVESDRPCSDVVTQIVAVRSALNKVAQIILLDHVEHCLIEASETGEFEGELNNFRKALDLLI is encoded by the coding sequence ATGGCACATGCTCACACGCAACAAGTTCTGAATCGGCTGGCTCGAATTAAAGGACACGTTGAGGCAATTTCCAAGATGGTCGAGAGCGATCGTCCCTGTTCCGATGTGGTTACACAAATAGTTGCCGTTCGATCTGCATTGAATAAAGTGGCGCAAATTATTCTGCTCGACCATGTGGAACATTGCCTGATCGAAGCGTCTGAAACCGGGGAATTTGAGGGAGAACTCAACAATTTTCGTAAGGCATTGGACTTGCTTATTTAG